A region of Streptomyces sp. R44 DNA encodes the following proteins:
- a CDS encoding SDR family NAD(P)-dependent oxidoreductase has translation MSARFTDRTVLVTGAGSGLGRAIALAFAAEGAKVVAAGRTAESLDGTVALIGAAGGTAAAVTADVASAESTRELVRRAVELYGGLDVAVNNAGVFRGGGHSAADFPLEDWRTLLDINVTGVLHALQAEVAHMRANGGGAIVNIASNLGPHVRIPGVFGYQVSKAAVSALTRAAALDHIGDGVRINAVSPGAAESTMSLQPGETEAEREVRMKEQSPLGRISSAAEVAAAVLYLASDDAGSAVGTDLVIDGGVSA, from the coding sequence ATGTCCGCACGCTTCACCGACCGCACCGTCCTCGTCACCGGCGCCGGTTCCGGTCTCGGCCGGGCCATCGCGCTCGCCTTCGCCGCCGAGGGCGCGAAGGTCGTCGCCGCCGGCCGTACGGCGGAGTCCCTCGACGGGACGGTCGCCCTGATCGGGGCCGCCGGGGGCACCGCCGCCGCGGTGACCGCCGACGTGGCGAGCGCCGAGTCCACCCGGGAGCTGGTCCGGCGTGCGGTCGAGCTCTACGGCGGCCTGGACGTGGCCGTGAACAACGCGGGGGTCTTCCGGGGCGGCGGCCACAGCGCCGCCGACTTCCCGCTGGAGGACTGGCGGACGCTGCTCGACATCAACGTGACGGGCGTCCTGCACGCCCTGCAGGCCGAGGTCGCCCACATGCGGGCGAACGGCGGCGGGGCCATCGTGAACATCGCGTCCAACCTGGGCCCGCACGTCCGGATCCCCGGGGTCTTCGGCTACCAGGTCTCCAAGGCGGCGGTCTCGGCGCTCACCCGGGCCGCGGCCCTGGACCACATCGGCGACGGGGTCCGGATCAACGCGGTCAGCCCCGGCGCGGCGGAGTCCACGATGTCGCTCCAGCCCGGCGAGACCGAGGCGGAGCGGGAGGTCCGGATGAAGGAGCAGTCGCCCCTCGGCCGCATCTCGTCGGCGGCCGAGGTGGCGGCGGCGGTGCTGTACCTCGCGTCGGACGACGCGGGCTCGGCCGTCGGCACGGACCTGGTGATCGACGGCGGCGTCTCGGCCTGA
- a CDS encoding VOC family protein, whose protein sequence is MAPQMIFVNLPVKDVDASKAFFEKLGFPSNPQFSDETTACVVISDTIFAMLLEEPKFQSFMAPGKEISDATKTTEVLVTLSAESREKVDQLADRALAAGGGPAKEPMEMDFMYGRSFTDLDGHHWEVFWMDPAAVQGQG, encoded by the coding sequence ATGGCCCCCCAGATGATCTTCGTGAACCTGCCCGTCAAGGACGTCGACGCCAGCAAGGCCTTCTTCGAGAAGCTGGGCTTCCCCTCGAACCCGCAGTTCAGCGACGAGACCACGGCCTGTGTGGTCATCAGCGACACGATCTTCGCGATGCTCCTCGAAGAGCCCAAGTTCCAGTCGTTCATGGCGCCCGGCAAGGAGATCTCCGACGCGACCAAGACCACCGAGGTCCTGGTCACGCTGAGCGCCGAGAGCCGGGAGAAGGTCGACCAGCTGGCCGACCGCGCCCTCGCCGCCGGCGGCGGTCCGGCGAAGGAGCCGATGGAGATGGACTTCATGTACGGCCGATCCTTCACCGACCTGGACGGCCACCACTGGGAGGTCTTCTGGATGGATCCGGCGGCCGTCCAGGGCCAGGGCTGA
- a CDS encoding sulfite exporter TauE/SafE family protein: MPDITLTTLVLLCLAALVAGWIDAVVGGGGLLLLPALLLGLPHVPAAQILGTNKAVAIVGTTGAAVTYVRKAPVRVWTAVRIGLAALAGSMSGAFFAAGISSDVLRPVIMVVLLAVAAFVMLRPSFGAKTEGEERAPLTRARIMTAIVVVGGGIGFYDGLFGPGTGTFLVLALTAVLHLDLVTASATAKIVNVCTNAGALAMFAYQGSVYWQLAGVMAVFNLVGGTVGARMALSKGAEFVRGVLLVVVLSLVAKLAFDQWA, translated from the coding sequence ATGCCCGACATCACGCTGACAACCCTGGTCCTGCTCTGCCTCGCCGCGCTCGTGGCCGGCTGGATCGACGCCGTGGTGGGCGGTGGCGGGCTGCTCCTGCTGCCCGCCCTGCTGCTCGGGCTGCCCCACGTCCCGGCCGCGCAGATCCTCGGCACCAACAAGGCCGTCGCCATCGTCGGCACCACCGGGGCGGCCGTCACCTACGTCCGCAAGGCGCCCGTGCGGGTGTGGACGGCGGTACGGATCGGGCTCGCGGCCCTCGCCGGCTCCATGAGCGGCGCGTTCTTCGCGGCCGGGATCAGCAGCGACGTCCTGCGCCCGGTGATCATGGTGGTGCTGCTCGCGGTCGCCGCCTTCGTGATGCTGCGGCCCTCCTTCGGCGCGAAGACCGAGGGGGAGGAGCGGGCGCCGCTGACCCGGGCGCGGATCATGACCGCGATCGTGGTCGTCGGCGGCGGGATCGGCTTCTACGACGGTCTGTTCGGGCCGGGCACGGGCACCTTCCTGGTCCTCGCGCTGACCGCCGTGCTCCACCTGGACCTGGTGACCGCGTCCGCCACCGCGAAGATCGTGAACGTCTGCACCAACGCGGGCGCGCTCGCGATGTTCGCGTACCAGGGCAGTGTGTACTGGCAGCTCGCGGGCGTCATGGCCGTCTTCAACCTGGTCGGCGGGACGGTCGGGGCGCGGATGGCGCTGAGCAAGGGCGCCGAGTTCGTCCGCGGGGTGCTGCTCGTCGTGGTGCTCTCGCTGGTCGCGAAGCTGGCCTTCGACCAGTGGGCGTGA
- a CDS encoding ferric reductase-like transmembrane domain-containing protein → MTIEASHPPSHVPLPTALRLPPERLRNAIAAGAGAVALLWGVQARPSARLDAFFATGAHLTGLLAGYGVLVLLLLMARVPAVEHGVGADRLARWHALGGRYVLGLIGAHALLALCGYAVHTRTDLVTATGDLLAYGAIAAATAGTGLLVAVGVTSARAVRRRIRHETWRAVHLGALLAAALGFVHQLAGPDLAGGLLTRWLWSMAHGTVAVLLVWYRFVVPVRAALRHELRVAEVRDEGPGVVSVLVRGRGVALLRAEPGQFFRWRFLRRGLWATALPFSLSAPVRDDTLRITVKALGDHTRRIRRLRPGTRVLASGPFGALTAHRRTRRKVLLLAGGVGITPLRALFETLPGGPGDVTLLYRASDEAGLVLRAELETIARARQAALHFLLGPSDGAFDPLAPRALRHLVPELATHDVYLCGPPAMARAATASLLRAGVPASRIHSEDFDHAA, encoded by the coding sequence GTGACCATCGAGGCCAGCCACCCCCCGTCCCACGTACCTCTGCCCACGGCCCTGCGCCTGCCTCCCGAGCGGCTGCGGAACGCGATCGCCGCCGGCGCCGGGGCCGTGGCCCTGCTGTGGGGCGTGCAGGCCAGGCCCTCCGCCCGCCTCGACGCGTTCTTCGCGACCGGCGCCCACCTCACCGGCCTCCTCGCCGGGTACGGCGTCCTCGTCCTGCTCCTGCTGATGGCCCGCGTCCCGGCCGTCGAGCACGGCGTCGGCGCCGACCGGCTCGCCCGCTGGCACGCGCTCGGCGGCCGGTACGTCCTCGGTCTGATCGGCGCCCACGCCCTCCTCGCCCTGTGCGGTTACGCCGTGCACACCCGTACCGATCTCGTCACCGCCACCGGGGACCTCCTCGCGTACGGGGCGATCGCCGCCGCCACCGCCGGCACCGGCCTCCTCGTCGCCGTCGGCGTCACCTCCGCCCGGGCCGTCCGCCGCCGCATCCGGCACGAGACCTGGCGGGCGGTCCACCTCGGCGCCCTGCTCGCCGCCGCGCTCGGCTTCGTCCACCAGCTCGCCGGACCCGACCTCGCCGGCGGTCTCCTCACCCGCTGGCTCTGGTCGATGGCGCACGGCACCGTCGCCGTCCTCCTCGTCTGGTACCGGTTCGTCGTCCCCGTCCGCGCCGCCCTCCGCCACGAGCTGCGGGTCGCCGAGGTCCGCGACGAGGGCCCCGGGGTGGTGTCGGTCCTCGTCCGCGGCAGGGGAGTGGCGCTGCTGCGCGCCGAGCCCGGCCAGTTCTTCCGCTGGCGGTTCCTGCGGCGCGGGCTCTGGGCGACCGCCCTGCCGTTCTCGCTCTCCGCGCCGGTCCGCGACGACACCCTGCGGATCACCGTGAAGGCGCTCGGCGACCACACACGGCGCATCCGCCGGCTCCGCCCCGGCACCCGTGTCCTCGCCTCCGGACCCTTCGGCGCGCTCACCGCCCACCGCCGCACCCGCCGCAAGGTCCTGCTGCTCGCCGGCGGGGTCGGCATCACCCCGCTCCGCGCCCTGTTCGAGACCCTGCCCGGCGGGCCCGGTGACGTGACCCTCCTCTACCGGGCCTCGGACGAGGCGGGGCTCGTGCTGCGCGCCGAGCTGGAGACCATCGCCCGCGCACGGCAGGCCGCCCTGCACTTCCTGCTCGGGCCCTCGGACGGCGCCTTCGACCCCCTCGCGCCCCGCGCGTTGCGCCACCTCGTGCCCGAACTCGCCACCCACGACGTGTACCTGTGCGGACCGCCCGCGATGGCCCGCGCCGCGACCGCCTCCCTGCTCAGGGCCGGGGTGCCGGCCTCCCGTATCCACAGCGAGGACTTCGACCATGCCGCCTAG
- a CDS encoding class F sortase → MSNRTKGWVIAVAACAGLWLVQNGSENVTPPVPSAAQAFAAGPSVHTDAAADPLPPSAPVRLRIPETDVDTPMMRLGLAENGALAVPPAADRNMAGWYGDGTTPGAKGTAIVAGHVDNAEGPAVFYTLGALRKGHRIEVDREDGRTAVFTVDAIEVYDNKNFPDKKVYAEADRAEIRVITCGGGFSKKNGYQGNVVAFGHLIGVR, encoded by the coding sequence GTGAGCAACAGGACCAAGGGCTGGGTCATAGCCGTGGCCGCCTGCGCCGGACTCTGGCTCGTCCAGAACGGCTCGGAGAACGTCACCCCGCCCGTGCCGTCGGCCGCGCAGGCCTTCGCCGCCGGGCCGAGCGTGCACACCGACGCCGCCGCCGACCCGCTGCCGCCCTCCGCGCCGGTCCGGCTGCGGATCCCCGAGACCGACGTGGACACCCCGATGATGCGGCTCGGCCTCGCGGAGAACGGCGCGCTCGCCGTGCCGCCGGCCGCCGACCGGAACATGGCCGGCTGGTACGGGGACGGCACCACGCCCGGTGCCAAGGGCACCGCGATCGTCGCCGGCCACGTCGACAACGCGGAAGGGCCCGCCGTCTTCTACACCCTGGGCGCGCTCAGGAAGGGCCACCGGATCGAGGTGGACCGGGAGGACGGGAGGACCGCCGTCTTCACGGTCGACGCGATCGAGGTCTACGACAACAAGAACTTCCCGGACAAGAAGGTGTACGCGGAGGCCGACCGGGCCGAGATCCGGGTGATCACCTGCGGCGGCGGCTTCTCGAAGAAGAACGGCTACCAGGGGAACGTGGTCGCCTTCGGCCACCTCATCGGGGTCAGGTAG
- the nirD gene encoding nitrite reductase small subunit NirD codes for MTTTLETAGTLELSLSPDLSGDSWMAVCEEARLTPGRGVAALLPDGRQVAVFRDRSGRTYAIDNRDPFTGAQVLSRGLVGSAGGRPFVASPLLKQRFDLETGRCLDDDGVAVAVYPVRTK; via the coding sequence ATGACGACGACGCTCGAAACGGCGGGGACGCTCGAACTCTCCCTGTCTCCCGACCTGTCCGGCGATTCCTGGATGGCGGTCTGCGAGGAGGCCCGGCTGACGCCCGGCCGGGGCGTGGCGGCGCTGCTGCCGGACGGCCGGCAGGTGGCGGTCTTCCGGGACCGCTCGGGCCGGACGTACGCGATCGACAACCGCGATCCGTTCACGGGGGCGCAGGTGCTGTCCCGGGGGCTCGTCGGCTCGGCGGGCGGGCGGCCGTTCGTGGCCTCGCCGCTCCTGAAGCAGCGTTTCGACCTGGAGACGGGCCGGTGCCTGGACGACGACGGGGTCGCGGTGGCGGTCTATCCGGTGCGCACGAAGTAA
- a CDS encoding TetR/AcrR family transcriptional regulator → MARTKEFDPKAALQAALELFWARGYEATTMSDLVEHLGIGRASIYATFGNKHELYLKAMDRYLETRDPRIVEELSAPGPALPAVRALVRRFASEAAADGERLNGCFVTNSAAELGPHDTLVARRVELSWEQIETLLYGALVRARAGGELPADRDPRALSRMLLVLLQGIRVVGKVSSEPGRVTDAAEQALGLLD, encoded by the coding sequence GTGGCCAGGACCAAGGAATTCGATCCGAAGGCCGCGCTCCAGGCGGCGCTCGAACTGTTCTGGGCGCGCGGCTACGAGGCGACGACGATGTCCGACCTCGTGGAGCACCTCGGCATCGGCCGCGCCAGCATCTACGCGACCTTCGGCAACAAGCACGAGCTGTACCTGAAGGCGATGGACCGCTACCTGGAGACCCGCGACCCGCGGATCGTCGAGGAGCTGTCCGCGCCGGGCCCGGCCCTGCCGGCCGTGCGGGCGCTCGTCCGCCGCTTCGCCTCCGAGGCGGCGGCGGACGGGGAGCGGCTGAACGGCTGCTTCGTCACCAATTCGGCGGCGGAGCTGGGCCCGCACGACACGCTGGTCGCGCGCCGGGTCGAGCTGAGCTGGGAGCAGATCGAGACGCTGCTGTACGGGGCGCTCGTCCGGGCCCGCGCCGGGGGCGAGCTCCCGGCGGACCGGGACCCGCGGGCCCTGTCCCGGATGCTGCTCGTCCTGCTCCAGGGGATCCGGGTGGTCGGCAAGGTGTCGAGCGAGCCGGGCCGGGTCACGGACGCGGCGGAGCAGGCACTGGGACTGCTGGACTGA
- the nirB gene encoding nitrite reductase large subunit NirB: MTTPTIVLVGHGMVGQRFLEALADRGVTERARVVVLCEEPRPAYDRVQLTSYFSGKTPDDLSMVEDGFMEKHGIELYTNDPAETIDRAARTVTARSGRVVAYDTLVLATGSYPFVPPVPGKDATGCFVYRTIEDLLAIEEYAKTATTGAVVGGGLLGLEAAGALKGLGLDTHVVEFAPRLMPVQVDEGGGTALLRTIERMGLTVHTGTGTQEVVTADGAVTGMKLSDGSELATDMVVFSAGVRPRDQLGRDCGLDVGERGGIAVDELCRTSDPAVFAIGECALASDGRVYGLVAPGYEMAQTAAAAIAEETVDGFTGADMSTKLKLLGVDVASFGDAHGTAEGCLDVVYSDSRSGVYKKLVISGDGVLLGGVLVGDAEQYGLLRPLTGSVPPVSPEQLVLPAGAGAPVALGPSALPDDAVICSCHNVTKHAIGQCTSLPEVKKCTKAGTGCGSCVKTIEKLLPAATDKGLCGCFSYTRSELYEIARTLRLTSFAALLDSHGREEARGGEGCEVCKPTVGSILASLAPTLGIGGYILDGEQASLQDTNDHFLANMQRNGSYSVVPRIPGGEITPDKLIVIGEVARDFGLYTKITGGQRIDLFGARVDQLPSIWTRLVDAGFESGHAYGKALRTVKSCVGQTWCRYGVQDSVKMAIRLELRYRGLRAPHKLKSAVSGCARECAEAQSKDFGIIATANGWNLYVGGNGGATPRHADLLAQDLSDAELVRLIDRFLMFYIRTADRLERTSTWLERLEGGLDHLKDVVVHDSLGLCDELEALMAAHVAGYRDEWAETLDDPERLRRFVSFVNAPGAPDPSVRFVPERDQIKPDLTILTIGNLEGATSR; the protein is encoded by the coding sequence ATGACCACCCCCACCATCGTCCTGGTCGGCCACGGAATGGTCGGCCAGCGGTTCCTGGAGGCGCTCGCCGACCGTGGCGTCACCGAGCGGGCCAGGGTCGTGGTCCTCTGCGAGGAGCCGCGCCCTGCCTACGACCGCGTCCAGCTGACCTCGTACTTCTCCGGGAAGACGCCCGACGACCTGTCGATGGTCGAGGACGGCTTCATGGAGAAGCACGGCATCGAGCTGTACACGAACGATCCGGCCGAGACGATCGACCGCGCGGCCCGGACGGTGACCGCCCGCTCCGGGCGGGTCGTCGCGTACGACACGCTCGTCCTCGCCACCGGCTCGTACCCCTTCGTGCCGCCCGTCCCCGGCAAGGACGCCACGGGCTGTTTCGTCTACCGCACGATCGAGGACCTCCTCGCGATCGAGGAGTACGCGAAGACGGCGACGACCGGCGCGGTCGTCGGCGGCGGTCTGCTCGGCCTGGAGGCGGCGGGCGCGCTCAAGGGCCTCGGTCTGGACACGCACGTCGTGGAGTTCGCGCCGCGTCTGATGCCGGTGCAGGTCGACGAGGGCGGCGGCACGGCCCTGCTGCGGACGATCGAGCGGATGGGCCTGACCGTCCACACGGGGACGGGCACGCAGGAGGTCGTGACGGCGGACGGCGCCGTGACGGGCATGAAGCTGTCGGACGGTTCCGAACTGGCCACGGACATGGTCGTGTTCTCGGCGGGTGTGCGCCCCCGGGACCAGCTGGGCCGGGACTGCGGTCTGGACGTCGGCGAGCGCGGCGGCATCGCCGTGGACGAGCTGTGCCGGACCTCCGACCCGGCGGTCTTCGCGATCGGCGAGTGCGCGCTGGCCTCGGACGGCCGGGTCTACGGCCTGGTCGCGCCGGGCTACGAGATGGCGCAGACGGCGGCGGCGGCGATCGCCGAGGAGACGGTCGACGGCTTCACCGGGGCCGACATGTCGACCAAGCTGAAGCTGCTCGGCGTGGACGTGGCCTCGTTCGGCGACGCGCACGGCACGGCCGAGGGCTGCCTCGACGTCGTGTACTCCGACTCCCGCTCGGGCGTCTACAAGAAGCTGGTGATCTCCGGCGACGGGGTGCTGCTCGGCGGTGTCCTGGTCGGCGACGCCGAGCAGTACGGGCTGCTGCGCCCGCTCACGGGTTCCGTGCCGCCGGTCTCCCCCGAGCAGCTGGTGCTCCCGGCGGGCGCGGGCGCCCCGGTCGCGCTCGGCCCGTCCGCGCTGCCGGACGACGCCGTGATCTGCTCCTGCCACAACGTGACGAAGCACGCGATCGGCCAGTGCACGAGCCTCCCCGAGGTGAAGAAGTGCACCAAGGCCGGTACGGGCTGCGGCAGTTGTGTGAAGACGATCGAGAAGCTGCTGCCGGCCGCCACCGACAAGGGGCTCTGCGGCTGCTTCTCGTACACCCGGAGCGAGCTGTACGAGATCGCCCGCACCCTGCGGCTGACCTCCTTCGCCGCGCTGCTCGACTCGCACGGCCGCGAGGAGGCGCGGGGCGGTGAGGGCTGCGAGGTCTGCAAGCCGACCGTCGGCTCCATCCTGGCCAGCCTAGCCCCGACACTCGGCATCGGCGGCTACATCCTGGACGGCGAGCAGGCCTCCCTCCAGGACACCAACGACCACTTCCTCGCCAACATGCAGCGCAACGGCTCCTATTCGGTGGTGCCGCGCATCCCCGGCGGCGAGATCACCCCGGACAAGCTGATCGTGATCGGCGAGGTGGCCCGCGACTTCGGGCTCTACACGAAGATCACCGGCGGTCAGCGGATCGACCTCTTCGGCGCCCGGGTGGACCAGCTGCCCTCGATCTGGACCCGGTTGGTCGACGCCGGCTTCGAGTCGGGGCACGCGTACGGCAAGGCGCTGCGCACGGTGAAGTCCTGCGTCGGGCAGACCTGGTGCCGCTACGGCGTCCAGGACTCCGTGAAGATGGCGATCCGCCTTGAGCTGCGCTACCGGGGCCTGCGCGCCCCGCACAAGCTGAAGTCGGCGGTCTCGGGCTGTGCCCGCGAGTGCGCGGAGGCCCAGTCGAAGGACTTCGGGATCATCGCGACGGCCAACGGCTGGAACCTGTACGTCGGCGGGAACGGCGGCGCGACCCCGCGCCACGCGGACCTGCTGGCGCAGGACCTCTCGGACGCCGAACTGGTGCGGCTCATCGACCGGTTCCTGATGTTCTACATCCGGACGGCGGACCGCCTGGAGCGGACGTCGACCTGGCTGGAGCGCCTGGAGGGCGGGCTCGACCACCTCAAGGACGTGGTGGTGCACGACTCGCTCGGGCTCTGCGACGAGCTGGAGGCGCTGATGGCCGCGCACGTCGCCGGCTACCGGGACGAGTGGGCGGAGACCCTGGACGACCCGGAGCGGCTGCGGCGCTTCGTCTCCTTCGTGAACGCGCCGGGGGCGCCGGACCCGTCGGTCCGGTTCGTGCCGGAGCGCGACCAGATCAAGCCGGACCTCACGATCCTCACGATCGGAAACCTGGAAGGGGCCACTTCCCGATGA
- a CDS encoding NAD(P)/FAD-dependent oxidoreductase — MSTRIVVVGGGTAGARLAQRLPVTLLGEEPHAPYNRVLLADVLAGRYAPEVIALPGTREPVRLGVRAVRIDRAARTVACADGSLVPYDRLVLATGSNPVLPPLRGARGAALPSGVHPFRTLDDCLELRAVVRPGVRAVVIGGGLLGVSAARALAALGAEVVLAQQGERLMERQLDEQASALLREHVEALGVEVHTECRVSGLRQRDGTVTAVELADGFVLDAQVVVLACGVRPRVALAREAGLEVARGIVVDDALRTSDPYIHAIGDCAEHGGHVYGLAGPALEQADVLAEVLLAETSTPAPTRTRDGALDPAPAPARDGARPPCGQSSRRAGRVGTRDGALGGALSFRTDRHPKDAAHPVRVQAQEAEAPAKVPSAVPTLPQALGFARAGGTPIAPAERMPTAAEAAPTAAAEAAPTAAEAAPTARYTGTRALTRLTLGGPEPLDLAAFGETTPQPGDDVVQLTDATRAAYRKVVVRGDRLVGGVLLGDLAAVGALARAWEGDEALPDEAPLLHLLTHDGGS; from the coding sequence ATGAGTACACGGATCGTGGTGGTCGGGGGCGGAACGGCGGGCGCCCGGCTCGCCCAGCGCCTGCCCGTCACCCTCCTCGGCGAGGAACCGCACGCCCCGTACAACAGGGTGCTCCTCGCCGACGTCCTCGCCGGACGGTACGCCCCCGAGGTCATCGCCCTGCCCGGGACCCGGGAGCCGGTACGGCTCGGGGTGCGGGCGGTACGCATCGACCGCGCGGCCCGGACGGTCGCCTGCGCGGACGGCTCGCTCGTCCCGTACGACCGGCTGGTCCTGGCCACGGGCTCCAACCCGGTCCTCCCGCCGCTGCGCGGAGCGCGTGGGGCGGCCCTCCCGTCCGGGGTCCACCCCTTCCGCACCCTCGACGACTGCCTGGAGCTGCGCGCCGTCGTACGGCCCGGGGTACGGGCCGTGGTCATCGGCGGCGGGCTCCTCGGCGTCTCGGCCGCGCGGGCCCTCGCGGCGCTCGGCGCCGAGGTCGTCCTGGCGCAGCAGGGCGAGCGCCTGATGGAGCGCCAGCTCGACGAGCAGGCCTCGGCACTGCTCCGGGAGCACGTCGAGGCCCTCGGGGTCGAGGTGCACACCGAATGCCGGGTCAGCGGCCTGCGGCAGCGGGACGGGACGGTGACGGCGGTCGAACTCGCCGACGGCTTCGTCCTCGACGCACAGGTCGTGGTCCTGGCGTGCGGGGTCCGGCCCCGGGTGGCCCTGGCGAGGGAGGCGGGCCTGGAGGTCGCGAGGGGCATCGTGGTCGACGACGCCCTCCGTACCTCGGACCCGTACATCCACGCGATCGGCGACTGCGCGGAGCACGGCGGCCACGTGTACGGCCTGGCGGGCCCGGCCCTGGAACAGGCGGACGTCCTGGCGGAGGTGCTCCTGGCGGAAACCTCCACCCCCGCGCCCACGCGCACACGGGACGGCGCGCTTGACCCCGCACCCGCACCCGCACGGGACGGCGCCCGCCCGCCGTGTGGGCAATCGTCCCGCAGGGCGGGACGGGTGGGCACACGGGACGGCGCCCTTGGCGGCGCGCTCAGCTTCCGCACCGACCGGCACCCCAAGGACGCCGCGCATCCGGTGCGGGTCCAGGCACAGGAGGCGGAGGCACCCGCAAAGGTGCCGTCCGCTGTGCCCACCCTCCCCCAAGCTCTCGGCTTCGCTCGAGCAGGGGGGACCCCCATCGCCCCGGCGGAACGCATGCCCACAGCAGCGGAAGCTGCGCCCACCGCGGCGGCCGAAGCGGCGCCCACAGCGGCGGAAGCCGCGCCCACAGCGCGCTACACCGGCACCCGCGCCCTCACCCGTCTCACCCTCGGCGGCCCCGAGCCCCTCGACCTCGCCGCGTTCGGCGAGACGACTCCCCAGCCCGGCGACGACGTCGTCCAGCTCACCGATGCCACCCGCGCCGCCTACCGCAAGGTCGTCGTCCGCGGCGACCGCCTCGTCGGCGGCGTCCTCCTCGGCGACCTCGCCGCCGTCGGCGCACTCGCAAGGGCCTGGGAGGGCGACGAGGCCCTGCCCGACGAGGCCCCCCTGCTCCACCTGCTCACCCACGACGGAGGCTCCTGA
- a CDS encoding MFS transporter: MSMTTVRGAREATGRRGFLLLGAVQTTLVFTLASLAVPLPRIGAEFRLDRAELILLSAAYGLSFAGLLLLGGRLADRSGGRRVLTAGLLVFGTASALAPLAPGYGTLLAARFGQGMGAALVAPAAMTVLRALYPEPAAYGRAMATWGGLSVLGATAGNLLSGVIAAATSWRGTFGVPIAVTATALALAPRLLPATPPPGVRRPLDLPGALLATTGITLASFGLVLTDAHPWGSAPVLVPLLAGLVLLAAFGAVERRTADPLLPPDFLRDRRRALGLAAIGLTAAGTATVFVLLSLALQEQRGWSALLTSAAFAPFAVALLGAGRLAGPLIGRYGPGPVSATGLGTAAAGLGLLAATGFETSVPYAYGLLPGLVLLPAGGALSFAGAAVLATDGVPAHRAGLAGGVLNTAMELGPTVLFAALLTLGGDAVSLAAAAVLFTALSATALLHQKG; this comes from the coding sequence ATGTCGATGACCACGGTGCGGGGCGCTCGGGAGGCCACCGGCCGCCGGGGTTTCCTGCTCCTCGGAGCCGTGCAGACGACGCTCGTCTTCACGCTCGCCTCCCTCGCCGTCCCCCTCCCCCGCATCGGCGCCGAGTTCCGGCTCGACCGCGCCGAACTGATCCTGCTGAGCGCCGCCTACGGGCTGAGCTTCGCCGGACTCCTCCTGCTCGGCGGCCGTCTCGCCGACCGCTCCGGCGGGCGCCGGGTCCTCACGGCCGGGCTCCTGGTCTTCGGTACCGCCTCCGCCCTCGCGCCGCTGGCCCCCGGGTACGGGACGCTGCTCGCTGCCCGGTTCGGGCAGGGCATGGGCGCGGCGCTCGTCGCGCCGGCCGCGATGACGGTGCTGCGGGCGCTGTACCCGGAACCCGCCGCGTACGGCAGGGCGATGGCCACCTGGGGCGGCCTCTCGGTGCTCGGCGCGACCGCCGGGAACCTGCTCTCCGGGGTCATCGCGGCGGCCACCTCCTGGCGCGGCACCTTCGGGGTCCCGATCGCAGTGACGGCGACGGCGCTGGCCCTGGCGCCGCGGCTGCTGCCGGCCACGCCCCCGCCCGGCGTCCGCCGCCCCCTCGACCTCCCCGGCGCCCTGCTCGCCACCACCGGGATCACGCTCGCCAGTTTCGGGCTCGTCCTCACCGACGCCCACCCCTGGGGCTCCGCCCCGGTCCTCGTGCCGCTGCTCGCCGGCCTCGTCTTGCTCGCCGCCTTCGGGGCCGTCGAGCGGCGGACCGCCGACCCTCTCCTGCCCCCGGACTTCCTGCGCGACCGCCGCCGCGCCCTCGGCCTCGCGGCCATCGGTCTCACGGCCGCCGGCACGGCCACGGTCTTCGTCCTGCTGTCCCTCGCGCTCCAGGAACAGCGCGGCTGGTCCGCGCTGCTCACCTCCGCCGCCTTCGCGCCCTTCGCGGTCGCCCTGCTCGGCGCGGGCCGGCTCGCGGGCCCGCTGATCGGGCGGTACGGCCCCGGGCCGGTGAGCGCCACCGGGCTCGGCACGGCCGCCGCCGGGCTCGGGCTGCTCGCCGCGACAGGTTTCGAGACGTCCGTCCCGTACGCGTACGGGCTGCTGCCCGGCCTGGTCCTGCTGCCCGCCGGTGGCGCCCTGTCCTTCGCGGGCGCCGCCGTCCTCGCCACCGACGGGGTCCCGGCGCACCGCGCGGGCCTCGCGGGCGGGGTCCTGAACACGGCGATGGAGCTCGGGCCGACCGTGCTCTTCGCCGCCCTGCTCACCCTCGGCGGCGACGCGGTGTCGCTGGCGGCCGCGGCCGTTCTGTTCACCGCCCTCTCCGCCACCGCGCTCCTCCACCAGAAAGGCTGA